From Chloroflexota bacterium:
CTGGGGCAGTAGGCAAACTGCTTCACATCGCTCACGGTGAGGACGAGGGAACAGGGAATAGGGGGGAGGGGGGAGGGGGGAGGGATGAGTTGCCCTTCCATTCCTGCCGGCATCAGCGATTTGCTTCAAGTCACTTCTTTCCATTGCTCCTACTCTCTCTACCCTACTCCCTATTCCCTAATCCTCCGTATCATCGTGGACAGCATTTTCAGGATTTCCTCATTGTCCTGAAGCAGTTCTGAGGCAGTTGTCTCCTGCAGTAACCCGGCGTCTCGCAGCACAGTGAGCCAGTTATCAACTTCGTTAGCAGAGCCATAGGCGATTTCCAGGAACCTAGCGTACCCCTTTCCCTCATGGCGGCCATAGCCCTCGGCAATGTTGGCTCCAATAGAGGTGACAGCCCGAAGCAACTGCTTGGCCACTGTTTCCCCTGCATAAGAGCGTTTAACCTGATCGATAGCCTTGATAGTCTTGAGCGTCAGGGCATGTGATTTCTGCCAAACGATTAGATCTTTGTACAGCACCTACTCCCTGTTCCCTTTCTGGATAGGGTGGAGAGATAAGGGTAAAGGGTAGAGGGTAAAGGGTGGAGGGTGGGG
This genomic window contains:
- a CDS encoding four helix bundle protein is translated as MLYKDLIVWQKSHALTLKTIKAIDQVKRSYAGETVAKQLLRAVTSIGANIAEGYGRHEGKGYARFLEIAYGSANEVDNWLTVLRDAGLLQETTASELLQDNEEILKMLSTMIRRIRE